The following proteins are co-located in the Hyalangium minutum genome:
- a CDS encoding carbonic anhydrase produces the protein MSKPFIAKVPYEASHPTGLAVYCSDGRFTNAVEELARHLGHERIDTLTIPGGPGLLNRWSADYLESDMITRAANFLIRGHHIQEVFLLAHAGCGYYQTRHGALGAEFVAEQQLKDLQAAAEELRKTHPGLTVHTYFVRPQGTKITFEPLS, from the coding sequence ATGTCCAAGCCTTTCATTGCCAAGGTCCCCTACGAGGCCAGCCACCCCACTGGCCTTGCCGTGTACTGCTCGGATGGGCGCTTCACGAACGCCGTGGAGGAGTTGGCCAGGCACCTCGGTCACGAGCGCATCGACACGCTCACGATCCCGGGAGGCCCAGGCCTGCTCAACCGCTGGTCTGCGGACTATCTCGAGAGCGACATGATCACACGAGCAGCGAACTTCCTTATCCGCGGCCACCACATCCAGGAGGTGTTCTTGCTGGCCCACGCGGGCTGCGGCTACTACCAGACCCGCCACGGCGCCTTGGGCGCGGAGTTTGTCGCCGAGCAGCAGCTCAAGGATCTCCAAGCCGCCGCTGAAGAACTGCGCAAGACCCACCCCGGCCTCACCGTCCACACCTACTTCGTCCGCCCCCAAGGAACGAAGATCACCTTCGAGCCCCTGTCATGA
- a CDS encoding MDR family MFS transporter: protein MAPPNDAPFTFSRSEKVFTLLGALLGMLLAALDQTIVATAGPAIQDDLSIPASLYSWITTSYLVASTVMVPLWGKMSDQFGRRKILVTGILVFLAGSFLCGAAWGTVPLILFRAVQGLGSAALFTSAFAVVADLFPPAERGKYQGLFGGVFGLSSVVGPLVGGFITDTFGWHWVFFINLPVGVVALAVIFLRMPALRRPRTAPPKWDLAGVACLVVAVVPLLLALSLGRSHTAPGEAGFSWGSWQVLGLFAVSLVGAVLFVLVEAQADEPLLDLRLFQEKTFALGNATVFVIGAVFLSAFTFLPLFMVNVVGLSATRSGLTIMPLTLGVVAGNVLSGQLASRLGRYKVLMLGALVLLCVGFAVMGFTLSPDSTQATVTAKMVLMGLGMGPTIPLYTLAIQNAVPPRQIGVATSTTTFFRQLGSTVGVALAGVVFASALSHPMQTRTEQEASGTPAEVRSHLGVGMPGVSGEGGEAPVASQGLRMDRATKEAFTQATSSVYRVAIWVTLVALVLTALLPERPLRRGPMPPPPME, encoded by the coding sequence ATGGCTCCGCCAAACGACGCGCCCTTCACCTTCAGCCGCTCGGAGAAAGTCTTCACGCTGCTGGGCGCGCTGCTGGGGATGCTGCTGGCCGCGCTGGACCAGACCATCGTCGCCACGGCGGGACCCGCCATCCAGGATGACCTGAGCATTCCGGCCTCGCTCTATTCGTGGATCACCACTTCGTACCTGGTGGCCTCCACGGTGATGGTGCCGCTGTGGGGCAAGATGTCGGATCAATTCGGGCGCCGGAAGATCCTCGTCACCGGCATCCTCGTGTTCCTGGCGGGGAGCTTCCTATGTGGCGCGGCGTGGGGGACGGTTCCGCTCATCCTCTTCCGGGCGGTGCAGGGGCTGGGGAGCGCGGCGCTCTTCACCAGCGCGTTCGCCGTGGTGGCGGACCTGTTTCCTCCCGCTGAGCGTGGCAAGTACCAGGGGCTCTTCGGCGGAGTGTTCGGCTTGTCGAGCGTGGTGGGCCCGCTGGTGGGCGGCTTCATCACAGACACGTTCGGCTGGCATTGGGTCTTCTTCATCAACCTGCCGGTGGGCGTGGTGGCGCTGGCCGTCATCTTCCTGCGCATGCCCGCGCTGCGGCGGCCTCGGACGGCTCCGCCCAAGTGGGATCTGGCGGGTGTGGCCTGTTTGGTGGTGGCGGTGGTTCCCCTGCTGCTGGCGCTGAGCCTCGGCCGGAGCCACACGGCGCCAGGAGAGGCGGGCTTCTCGTGGGGCTCGTGGCAGGTGCTGGGGCTGTTCGCCGTGAGCCTGGTGGGCGCGGTGCTCTTCGTGCTGGTGGAGGCACAGGCGGATGAGCCGCTCTTGGACTTGAGGCTGTTCCAGGAGAAGACGTTCGCGCTGGGCAATGCGACGGTGTTCGTCATCGGCGCGGTCTTCCTGTCGGCCTTCACCTTCCTGCCGCTCTTCATGGTGAACGTGGTGGGGCTGTCAGCGACGCGCTCGGGGTTGACCATCATGCCGCTGACGCTGGGCGTGGTGGCGGGCAACGTGCTCTCTGGGCAGCTGGCCTCGCGGCTCGGGCGCTACAAGGTGCTGATGCTCGGAGCGCTGGTGCTGCTGTGCGTGGGCTTCGCGGTGATGGGCTTCACGCTGTCACCGGACTCCACCCAGGCCACCGTGACGGCGAAGATGGTGCTCATGGGGCTGGGGATGGGCCCCACCATCCCGCTCTACACGCTGGCCATCCAGAATGCGGTGCCGCCCCGGCAGATTGGCGTGGCCACATCGACGACGACGTTCTTCCGGCAGCTCGGATCCACGGTGGGCGTGGCGCTGGCGGGCGTGGTCTTCGCCTCGGCGCTCTCCCACCCGATGCAAACGCGGACGGAGCAGGAGGCGAGCGGGACGCCGGCGGAGGTGCGATCGCACCTCGGCGTGGGAATGCCTGGGGTGTCGGGCGAAGGCGGTGAGGCGCCTGTTGCGAGCCAGGGTCTCCGGATGGATCGCGCCACGAAGGAGGCGTTCACCCAAGCCACGTCCTCGGTGTACCGGGTGGCCATCTGGGTGACGCTGGTGGCGCTGGTGCTGACAGCGCTGCTGCCCGAGCGACCCCTGCGGCGAGGGCCCATGCCCCCGCCGCCCATGGAGTAG
- a CDS encoding M20/M25/M40 family metallo-hydrolase, whose protein sequence is MISLLAAPSAPKAGASSSASPQAAQLQMAERLVGPALTEGHAWARLTELTDTIGPRLSGSESAEAAVQWALRSFKADGVKAWTEPVKVPHWIRGEEHGELLASERFRGKSLQIMALGGSAPTPPEGITAEVVEVSSLEELAALGDRVKGRVVLFSHDMKVPEDYGKFAGLRGRGPSAAAKAGAVGVLVRSLATASLSTPHTGATGFAEGIKPIPSASVTVEDALLLHRLLASGGPVRVRLVLGCKELPEADSFNVVAEVKGREKPEEIVLIGAHLDSWDVGSGAHDDGAGVVMVMEAARLIARQKPAPRRTVRVVLFMNEENGLRGAKAYADAHAAELPRHVAALEMDSGGGRPLGVQLRAGEGGSELVRPWLAPLTALGAATLLSSEAGGADLSPLVPAQVPMFSVRTDASRYFDYHHTHADTLDKVEPEALAQSTAAVAWMTYAMAEMPSLLVRPAAPSKAPSLVAPPSQVHPTAPAAPVVGAPKTPGP, encoded by the coding sequence ATGATCAGCCTGCTCGCCGCGCCCTCGGCTCCCAAGGCCGGTGCTTCGAGCAGCGCATCGCCTCAGGCCGCTCAGCTCCAGATGGCCGAGCGGCTCGTCGGGCCCGCGCTCACCGAGGGCCATGCCTGGGCCCGTCTCACCGAGCTCACCGATACCATCGGCCCGCGCCTTTCCGGCTCCGAGAGCGCCGAGGCCGCCGTGCAGTGGGCCCTGCGCTCCTTCAAGGCCGATGGCGTGAAGGCCTGGACCGAGCCCGTCAAGGTGCCGCACTGGATCCGAGGCGAGGAGCACGGCGAGCTGCTCGCCTCCGAGCGCTTCCGGGGCAAGTCCCTCCAGATCATGGCGCTGGGCGGCAGCGCCCCCACGCCCCCCGAGGGCATCACGGCCGAGGTGGTCGAGGTGTCCTCGCTCGAGGAGCTGGCCGCACTCGGCGATCGCGTGAAAGGCCGCGTGGTTCTCTTCAGCCACGACATGAAGGTGCCCGAGGACTACGGCAAGTTCGCTGGGCTGCGCGGCCGTGGGCCCTCCGCGGCAGCCAAGGCCGGAGCCGTGGGCGTGCTGGTGCGCTCGCTGGCCACTGCGTCCCTGAGCACGCCCCACACGGGAGCCACTGGCTTCGCGGAAGGCATCAAGCCCATCCCCTCGGCCTCTGTCACGGTGGAGGACGCGCTGCTGCTCCATCGTCTGCTGGCCAGCGGCGGCCCAGTCCGGGTACGCCTGGTGCTCGGGTGCAAGGAACTCCCGGAGGCCGACTCCTTCAACGTGGTGGCCGAGGTGAAGGGCCGCGAGAAGCCTGAGGAGATCGTCCTGATCGGCGCCCACCTGGACTCGTGGGACGTGGGCTCGGGCGCGCACGATGATGGCGCTGGCGTGGTGATGGTGATGGAGGCTGCGCGTCTCATTGCCCGGCAGAAGCCCGCGCCTCGGCGCACCGTGCGCGTGGTGCTCTTCATGAACGAGGAGAACGGCCTGCGCGGCGCCAAGGCCTATGCCGATGCCCATGCCGCCGAGCTGCCCCGCCACGTGGCCGCACTGGAGATGGACTCGGGCGGTGGGCGGCCTCTCGGCGTCCAGCTCCGAGCCGGTGAAGGGGGCTCCGAGCTGGTGCGGCCGTGGCTGGCCCCCCTGACGGCGCTGGGCGCGGCCACGCTCCTGTCGAGCGAGGCGGGGGGCGCGGACCTGTCACCGCTCGTCCCGGCCCAGGTGCCCATGTTCAGTGTGAGGACCGACGCCAGCCGCTACTTCGACTACCACCATACCCACGCGGACACGCTCGACAAGGTAGAGCCCGAGGCGCTCGCCCAAAGCACGGCGGCCGTGGCGTGGATGACCTATGCGATGGCGGAGATGCCGAGCCTGCTGGTTCGCCCGGCCGCGCCGTCCAAGGCTCCTTCCCTGGTTGCGCCGCCCAGCCAGGTCCATCCGACCGCGCCTGCCGCTCCGGTCGTGGGCGCTCCGAAGACTCCGGGCCCATGA